GCACTTCAGCAGGGACTTGGAGAACAATAACAACAGTGCTCTACGTGGATGTGTCATTTAACAACAagcctatgaagtaggtactggTATCACCTCcatttacagttgaggaaactgaggctcagagaggctaagcaacttgcccaaagccacacagcaagtaagcagagtcaggattcaaactcaggcattCAGGCCTCTGCATAACAAGGTTTTAACTATTACAATGACAAGCTGTGTGATTGTCATTGTGTGTCCCCCACACTCCCAGAATTCAGCTTGCCCATGGCTGCCGAGCCTGGCCTACCTGTAGCCCCAGGGTGACAGGCTCCTCTTGTTAGACAGCCATAGCTGCAGGTTGACCTCACACTTCCTCCTTGCTGGCTCGGAGCTGTTTCTCAGCTGGGCCACCATCTCCCCAAGGTTCCTTTCGTATTCCTCCATGCGCGCATATGGCTTCGCCCGCGATACTAGGTCCAGCGGCACCTGATGAGGCCCAAGGGCCAGGGTCCCAGGCCGCCCTTGCCCCTTCCTCTTGCTTTTGGGGTTCCTGGGCTGGCCCAGCCCCAGGAAGATGCAGATGGTGAGAAGAAACAGCTGGGGAGGAAGGCCACAGGTCGAAGGTGAGAGCACCAGATCTCCCTCTGGACCAAGACTCGAGcccagggagggagaaggaagaggaaaggcttTATGGGGGTGA
This Rhinolophus sinicus isolate RSC01 linkage group LG10, ASM3656204v1, whole genome shotgun sequence DNA region includes the following protein-coding sequences:
- the IL17B gene encoding interleukin-17B, yielding MDWPYNLLFLLTICIFLGLGQPRNPKSKRKGQGRPGTLALGPHQVPLDLVSRAKPYARMEEYERNLGEMVAQLRNSSEPARRKCEVNLQLWLSNKRSLSPWGYSINHDPSRIPADLPEARCLCLGCVNPFTMQEDRSMVSVPVFSQVPVRRRLCPLPPRTGPCRQRAVMETIAVGCTCIF